ATTGATAAGGGATTTGCATATGATGTGGATGGGACTGTATATTTCCGCACCAGAAAGTTCGATGAATACGGAAAACTTTCGCATAAAAACCTGGATGATCTGCGTTCCGGAGGACGTTCTCTTCTGGTGTCGGGAGAAGAGCAGAAGGAAGACCCACTGGATTTTGTGCTGTGGAAGCCAAAGAAGGAGGGAGAACCTGCATGGGAGTCTCCGTGGAGTGAGGGCCGTCCAGGGTGGCATATCGAGTGTTCGGAGATGTCTAAGAAGTATCTGGGTGAGGAGATAGATATACATGCAGGCGGTGAGGATCTTATTTTTCCTCATCATGAAAATGAAATTGCACAAAGCGAGTGTTGTAATGGAAAACCGTTTGCACGGTACTGGCTTCATAATGCATTTTTGAACATTGACAGCAGAAAGATGAGTAAATCGCTGGGAAATTTCTTTACAGTTCGTGAAATCGGTGAGAAATATGATCTTCAGGTCTTACGTTTCTTCATGCTGTCCGCACATTACAGAAGTCCGCTGAACTTCAGTGAAACAATTATGGAATCCTCAAAAAATGCTCTGGAGCGTATCATAACAGCAGTGGATAACTGCAAACATGTAGCAGAGAACGCTGCTTCGGGTGAGCTGACGGATAAAGAGCAAGAGAAACTTCGTGAAATGGGAGAATTTCGTTCTAAATTTGAAAAAGCGATGGAGGATGATTTAAATACCGCAGATGCAATCTCCGCTATCTTTGAGCTTGTGAAGTTTTCTAATACAGGGGTTCATGCGGAGAGTTCCAGAGCATTTGCCGGCACAGTAAAAGAAGAAATCACAGCTTTATCGGATATTCTGGGATTGCTGGTGGATAGGAAAACTGAGATATTGGATCGCGAAATTGAAGAAAAAATCGCTGAGCGCCAGGCAGCCAGAAAGGCGAGGGACTTTGCTCTGGCGGATGAAATTCGTGATGAATTACTGGCGAAGGGGATTATCCTGGAAGATACCCGTGAGGGAGTAAAATGGAAGAGAGCCTGATCACATATCTGAAGGAGCAGTTTCACCAGAAGGATGTGGATATCAAAACCTATTCGCCGCTTACATTAGCTTATATTGGAGATGCAATCTATGACTTGCTTATCCGGACCCTTCTGGTGGATAAAGGAAATACACAGGTAAACAAGCTGCATAGAAGAGCAAGCGATCTGGTGAAAGCCGGGAAGCAGTCGCAGATGATTGGAATTCTGGAGCAGCATTTTACCACGGAAGAATTGCAGGTATATAAAAGAGGACGCAATGCCAAGTCTTTTACCAGCGCCAAGAATGCAAGTATAACCGATTATCGGAGAGCAACCGGTTTTGAAGCGGTCATGGGCTACCTATACCTTAAGGGCGAGTATCACCGTATAATTGATTTGATAAAACTGGGTTTGGAACCTGGAGAAGAGGAAAAAGATGGAGAACGCCAGACAAGAGAGTCAGAATGAGAATAAAATTGAGGGAAGAAATGCGGTGCTGGAGGCTCTTCGCTCAGGCAGAAGTATTGACAAGATTTTTATATTGATGGGAAGCCATGATGGTCCGATTCAGTCGATATTAAGAGAGTCAAAAAAGCACGATGTTATCATAAGTTATGTCTCGAAGGAGAGATTGAATCAGATTTCGGAAACAGGGAATCATCAGGGGGTGATTGCTCTGGCTGCATCCTATACGTATGCCACAGTGGAGGATATCCTGCAAAGAGCAGCAGAGAAGGGAGAACCGCCTTTTATCCTACTGCTGGATGGAATTGAGGATCCTCATAATCTGGGGGCAATCTTAAGAACCGCCAATCTGGCGGGTGCACACGGTATTATTATACCAAAGCACAGAGCCGTGGGGCTGACGGCCACAGTGGCTAAAACTTCGGCAGGAGCAATTAATTACACACCTGTGGCTAAGGTGACGAATTTAGGGATTGTCATCGAACAACTGAAGAAGGAAGGCCTGTGGTTTGTATGTGCCGATATGGAAGGAACCAGGATGTATGATCTGGATCTGAAAGGACCTATCGGACTTGTAATCGGTAATGAAGGCGGAGGAGTCAGCCGTCTGGTCAGAGAAAAGTGTGACCTGACTGCCTCCATCCCCACGAAAGGTGATATCGATTCTTTAAATGCATCGGTGGCAGCCGGAATACTTGCTTATGAGATTGTCAGACAGCGAGGATAATATGAAAAATTACCATGAGTTCACGGATGAACAGCTCATAGAAAAATTGAGAAATGGAGAACAGGAGATAGCCGATTTTCTTGTGGATAAGTATAAAAACCTGGTTCGCAAGAAAGCCCGTGCTCTTTACCTGGCCGGCGGTGATCAGGAGGATTTGCTTCAGGAAGGAATGCTGGGGCTTTTTAAGGCTGTTCAGGAATATCTGCCCGGTAAAGATGCTGCTTTTTATACATTTGCCAGCTCATGCATCACAAACCAGATGTATAAGGCCGTAACAACTTCCCTGAGACAGAAACATCAGCCATTGAATAATTCACTGTCTTTAAATGAACTGGAAGAAAGTGCGGCATGGAATCTGATTACAGAAGAGAGTCCTGAAAAGATTTTTCTGGAACAGGAGCGCAGCGACCATCTTAACAGTAAAATCAAAGCCACACTAAGTAACTTTGAGATGCAGGTTCTGGGGATGTATCTGGGAGGATACGATTATATCAGCATAGGAGAGAAACTGCATAAAACTCCGAAGTCCATAGACAACGCCCTTCAGAGAATAAGAAAAAAGGTCAGGGAAACCCTTGGAACCGCAGGCAGCAGAACTGTGAAAAAAGGCTGAAAAATGTCTTGACATTTCCTGCGGGATTTGGTAGAATCTTTACTTGTAGCGGATAGGAAAATCTGCTTCATATCAGGCTGATGTGGCACAGGTGGTAGCGCACCTCATTGGTAGTGAGGAGGTCACGGGTCCGAGTCCCGTCATCAGCTTTCATGAGAGATCCAGTACTTGTTGGGTCTTTTTTGCTTTATTTACCTAAAAAGAGGAATCGGATTATTCCGATTCCCCTTCTGCAACGATATCCTCCAATACGCGTATTAAATCATAAATAGTTTCAATATGCACATTGCGCTCGAGTATACAGTTTTTTAAATTGACCGACAAAGTTTCGAATTTATCCCGTACGGCCGGGGATATATAGGATGCTGCCATATGATCACCTCGACAGTAGAATATGCAGATATAAAGAAAATATACAATTTCTTACAGAAAGATTATTTTTCAAGGTGGTAGTCATCGATGCATACAGGACCTGCAAGGATTTCTCTTGTTATATAAAGAGTCATATCTTCCCTGGTAGCGGTGGTCCATTTTACCAGTGTCATACATCGGCTTTCCAGTTCAATGCATGTGATACAGTGTGGATGGACGCAGCTTCCGGTATTAAAATACGGGGAATCGGGCGATCCAATCATAGGTCTGTGCGTATGGCCGGTAACCAGGATTTGCTGATGGTCACAAGCCCATTGCGTAAGATGCTCCTCTGTCTTTTTTTTATGTGTGTAATTCTTTGCGGCGCTGGTGGGATCCAGAACACCGAAGCGTTCAGCCGGCTTCCAGAGATAACGGACCAGAAAACGGGATATTTTCCAAAAGGTACTGTTTATAATATCTGCCTGATGGCCATGGGTCAGATAGATATCTTTGGAGCGGTCTTTTAGTATAAGTGCTTCATGGATTCGAATTCCCGGGAAAAGCGAAATGCATTCCCGAAGACTGTTGCAGTGATATTCGGCAAGGTTTTTTGATACGTAGGACAGCGATCGCTTTACCATATCATGGTTTCCATATAACAGATATAATCTGTTTTCTTTATAGTATCTTGAGAGGAGCCAGAACACATCGCTGTGCAGATCGACAATCTGGCTAAGTGAACGATTTTCCCATAACTCATCACCATCTCCCAATTCAATGTAAGTGTAGCCCAGAGTATAATAATGCTGAATAGCAGCAAAATAGGAGTTTTGATTTTTTAGAAAATTATCATTGGAAGTTCCCATGCCTCTGTGGCAGTCACTGATAAGAACAAACCTGGAATCATCATTCAATTCAAGGTGAGGAGCATTTTGAAATGCGCGGTCCAGACGGCTGCTGTAACTCATGTTTTCTCTCAACTTTTCATATACTTCTATTTAGTATATGCTCGAAAATTTTTCTTGCAATTTTTATAATTTATGATAGAATAAATTTCATGGGGCATTGGCGCAGCTGGGAGCGCGCCACACTGGCAGTGTGGAGGTCACGGGTTCGAATCCCGTATGCTCCATGCAAAATAGAAAAAGCCTGCAGGCTCGATAACCTGCAGGCTTTTAGCATATACAGTTAATCAAAAACGACAATCGCTTGTTTTCTCTTAAAGCGCGGAAGTACAGTTTCCAGGATGCGGAAGCTGTGATTCAAATCTTTTTGCTCCAGGTAAGCCGCAGCCATATCCTGTCCGACTACAAGATCCATATTTATCTCATCAGATGCTGCCAGTATAGCCTTGTCGGACCCTAAAGCACGTGCAGGATAGACATGTCCGTTCAGCATCTTGGATATCCGGTCGATTTCCAGCAGTCCGGTTCCGGGCTGTAACCTTTGCAGCTGCATATAGAGATCCAGACTCAGTATCAGGGAATTGGTTCCGTAGATGCCTTTTTCAGCCAAAGCGGTAAGTCCGGCTGCGATGTCAGTAAAAGCATTCTCGCCGGTACTCCAATCTTTTTTATCTATTTTTTGCGTGCCTGAAGTTGTCAGCATACCGTCGTATCCGAGCTCTTTGTTACCCCAGAAAATCAGCTCGTCTTCTTTGAGAGCACATGCTTCGGCGGCCATCAAAGTCTTGGATAAGTCAACAGGAAAACCGGATTTTCTGACGCTCTCAAGATCTCTGGCAAGTAAAGTAAAATCCTCAAAAATAAGTGGAATCTCTGCGAATTTTCTGCCGCTCGTTGTAATGACACCGTCGTGTTCCACTTCCTGAACTTCATCAATGTCATCCACTGCGATTGTTTCCACACCCACGCCAAGCGGACCGAAAACATGCAGAAAACGTCTTCCAACTAATGTTCTTCGTGCTGTCTTTATTACTGCAGCGTCAATTTCTTCCCAAAGCCCCTCAGAAAGAGGGGAGGATTCTCTGGATAAATAACTCATATGTGAAACCTCCTTTGTGCGTTTTCAATACCAGGTTTATTCAATCAGGCTTCCTACTGTTTCGGCAGAAGGGGTGTCATCGGAAGACTGCTCATCTGTCCGGGCAGTGATCCCTAAGTCCTCCAGCATCTCCCGGACCTCCTCTTCACCAGATGCAAAAAAATCAGCCTCCTGGGGATCAAGGGTTCTAAGCAGTGTCATGAGTTCACCAACATGTGCCTTTTCTTCGCCACGGATATCCGCGAGGACTTTTTTTGCTGCCTCGATGTCTGTCGCCTGTACATGTGCATCGTACAGATAGATGGCTTCCAGCTCACCTGCTATATCCAGACGAATTGCCTGAATTAATTCCTCTTTGTTCATTTTGCGGTCAACATTCCCCTGAAAGGGATTTGCAAAAGCCGGCATATGATTCATCCTCCTTTATGAAATAGTTATTATTTGTAATTATAATAATTGTATCATCAATATTTTTTTACGTCAATTACAGATTTGAGTGTGGATTTTTATAAGTTGATTGAATATTTGTCAATATCCAGATGGTTTATAATACACTTAATTTGTATAGAATCTATGGAAAAACTACATAGAGTATGTTATATTATAAAAAAGGGTATACTTACTACAAAAGAAGAGGAGGAACCACTATGCAGGAATTAAAATTATATTATATGGATGCATGCCCGTATTGCAGGAAAGTTCTCAGATACATGGAGGCAAACGATATCGATGGCGTAAAATTGCTGGACGTTGATGCGGATCCAAAGAATCAGGACGAACTGATGAAGTTCGGAGGGATGGATCAGGTTCCCATGTTGTTGATAGATAAGAAACCGCTCTATGAATCGGATGATATCATTCAATGGTTTGAAGATAGTAAATAATCATAAAATTGGATGGCTGAGATTATAATGAATCGTTTGAAGAAAGAGAAATCCCCTTATTTGCTGCAGCACGCTTCCAACCCCGTAGATTGGTATCCATGGGGAACAGAAGCATTTGCACAGGCAGAAAAAGAAGATAAACCAATATTTTTAAGCATTGGTTACAGCACTTGTCACTGGTGTCATGTTATGGCACACGAATCCTTTGAAGATGCCGAAGTGGCGCAATTGCTGAACCGGGAATTTATTTCCATTAAGGTTGACCGTGAAGAGCGACCCGATATTGACGCGGTCTATATGGCAGCCTGTCAGGCGCTGACAGGCGCTGGCGGATGGCCCCTTACAATTCTAATGACAGCAGATCAAAAACCATTTTGGACCGGAACTTATCTTCCTAAAAAGTCTGTTTATGGAAGACCGGGTCTTATGGAATTACTGGATAGCGTAAGACAGCAGTGGAGGTTAAACCGCGAAAAGATGATATCGGCAGGAGAAGAGATTACTGCTTTTCTACAGGCTTCCGGCAGTAATTCACAGATGCCGCCGGTGAATCCGGATAAAGCGTTGATTTATCATGCTGTTCAAGATTTAAAAGACACCTTTGATGAGCGGTGGGGTGGCTTTGGGAATGAACCGAAATTTCCAATTCCACATAATATAATATTCTTATTGCAGTATGCATCGTATGAAAAGGATTCGGACGCACTTCATATAGCAGAGCATACGCTTCGGCAGATGTACCGTGGTGGGATTTTCGATCATCTGGGAGGCGGTTTTTCCCGCTATTCTACGGATAAGAGATGGCTGGTACCGCATTTTGAAAAAATGCTCTATGACAATGCTTTACTGGTAAGTGCATATACAGAAGCTTTTCATATAACACAGGATCCCTTTTATGCAGCAGTAGCAAAGCAGACACTCCGTTATGTTCTGCGGGAACTTACCGACAGTCAGGGAGGATTCTACTGTGGACAAGATGCAGACAGTGATGGCATAGAAGGGAAGTATTATCTGTTCACCCGCCAGGAGATAGATGCGGTACTGGGCAAACAGAAGGGCTCCTTGATCAGCAACTGGCTTGGGGTGACACAACAGGGTAATTTTGAAGGTAAAAATATTTTAAATTTATTGAATAACCCTGACTATGAAAAAATGCCCGAAGATATTGAATCCCTCTGTCAGAAACTTTATGATTACCGCTTAGAGCGTACGAGGTTACACAAGGATGATAAAATTCTCACTTCCTGGAATTCTCTTATGATTGCAGCGATGGCAAAAGCGGGCTGGATGCTGAATGAGCCTGCCTGTCTGCAGGCGGCAGTCAGGGCACAGCAGTTTATCAAGAATGCCCTGATTGGGAAAAACGGCAGACTTATGCTTCGTTGGCGTCAAGGGGAAGCTGCTCACGATGGTCAGCTGGATGACTACGCATTCTATGCATATGCTTTGCTTGCCTTATACCGCGCAACGTTACAGGCTGACTACCTGCAGGAGGCAGCAGAGATTGCCGCCCAAATGTGGGATTTATTCTGGGATGAGAATTCAGGAGGATTTTTTCTTTATTCCCGGGAAGGGGAACAACTGATCAGCCGGCCGAAGGAGACCTATGACGGGGCACTTCCTTCCGGTAATTCCGTTGCGGCGGCCGTGTTGGAAGAACTCTCAAAATTAACCGGAGAGGTAAAGTGGCAGGATAGAAGTTATCGGCAAATCTGTTTTCTTACCGGAGAGAGTCGAGGGTATCCTTCGGGACACAGCATGGGGTTAATTGCTGTGGCAAAAGCACTCTATCCCTCACGGGAACTGATTTGTGCAACCGCGGAAAAACGTGCTCCGGAAGAACTGACGTTTTTCCTTTGCGAGAATTCCCATCCGGATTTAACCGTGTTGTTAATAAACAAAGAGAATATGGACAAGCTTATTCAGGCAGCTCCTTTTATCCGGGACTATCCGGTTCCTGACGATAAAACCGTATATTATCTATGCAAGAACGGTGCCTGCAATTCTCCGGTTGATAATCTGGAAGCATTAAAAGAACAATTTAAATCCGAATAAATTATTGCGCTTATAAAAAAACTATGGTACGATTATTGCGCATTATAAATTATTGATTTAGGGGAGCTGGAGCTGATCCGGCTGAGAGTTAGGCTGATGCGCCTATGACCCTTTGAACCTGTTGGATAATGCCAGCGCAGGGAGTGACGGATGTCTATTTAGGCTGCTCAGCGCGAACTGAGCAGCTTTTTTCAGTTCCGCGCATTCATTAGACTACCTTTAGCCTCTTTGTCTGCAAAAGAAACAACAGGTGGACACTTTACTTAAAGAGGAGGATTTTTATGCGTATGAATCAATTGAAAAAATGGAAACTGCGGGATGTTATCCTGCTGTCAATTCTCGGTGTTCTTTTTGCGGCGGTTTACCTGGCTGTATTCGATGTCGGTCTGGTTTTGTCGACACTGCTGACACCTTCCGGTCTTTCGACATTTGCCTTCGAGCTGATTTACGGGATATGGTTTATGGCAGCTGTGGTTG
The window above is part of the Novisyntrophococcus fermenticellae genome. Proteins encoded here:
- the cysS gene encoding cysteine--tRNA ligase, with translation MKFYNTLTKKKEAFIPLKEGKVSMYVCGPTVYNLIHIGNARPMIVFDALRRYMEYKGYKVNFVSNFTDVDDKIIAKAIEEGVTAEEVSQRYIAECKKDMADMNVRPATTHPLATQEIPGMINMIQTLIDKGFAYDVDGTVYFRTRKFDEYGKLSHKNLDDLRSGGRSLLVSGEEQKEDPLDFVLWKPKKEGEPAWESPWSEGRPGWHIECSEMSKKYLGEEIDIHAGGEDLIFPHHENEIAQSECCNGKPFARYWLHNAFLNIDSRKMSKSLGNFFTVREIGEKYDLQVLRFFMLSAHYRSPLNFSETIMESSKNALERIITAVDNCKHVAENAASGELTDKEQEKLREMGEFRSKFEKAMEDDLNTADAISAIFELVKFSNTGVHAESSRAFAGTVKEEITALSDILGLLVDRKTEILDREIEEKIAERQAARKARDFALADEIRDELLAKGIILEDTREGVKWKRA
- a CDS encoding Mini-ribonuclease 3; the encoded protein is MEESLITYLKEQFHQKDVDIKTYSPLTLAYIGDAIYDLLIRTLLVDKGNTQVNKLHRRASDLVKAGKQSQMIGILEQHFTTEELQVYKRGRNAKSFTSAKNASITDYRRATGFEAVMGYLYLKGEYHRIIDLIKLGLEPGEEEKDGERQTRESE
- the rlmB gene encoding 23S rRNA (guanosine(2251)-2'-O)-methyltransferase RlmB; amino-acid sequence: MENARQESQNENKIEGRNAVLEALRSGRSIDKIFILMGSHDGPIQSILRESKKHDVIISYVSKERLNQISETGNHQGVIALAASYTYATVEDILQRAAEKGEPPFILLLDGIEDPHNLGAILRTANLAGAHGIIIPKHRAVGLTATVAKTSAGAINYTPVAKVTNLGIVIEQLKKEGLWFVCADMEGTRMYDLDLKGPIGLVIGNEGGGVSRLVREKCDLTASIPTKGDIDSLNASVAAGILAYEIVRQRG
- a CDS encoding sigma-70 family RNA polymerase sigma factor — encoded protein: MKNYHEFTDEQLIEKLRNGEQEIADFLVDKYKNLVRKKARALYLAGGDQEDLLQEGMLGLFKAVQEYLPGKDAAFYTFASSCITNQMYKAVTTSLRQKHQPLNNSLSLNELEESAAWNLITEESPEKIFLEQERSDHLNSKIKATLSNFEMQVLGMYLGGYDYISIGEKLHKTPKSIDNALQRIRKKVRETLGTAGSRTVKKG
- a CDS encoding metallophosphoesterase; protein product: MSYSSRLDRAFQNAPHLELNDDSRFVLISDCHRGMGTSNDNFLKNQNSYFAAIQHYYTLGYTYIELGDGDELWENRSLSQIVDLHSDVFWLLSRYYKENRLYLLYGNHDMVKRSLSYVSKNLAEYHCNSLRECISLFPGIRIHEALILKDRSKDIYLTHGHQADIINSTFWKISRFLVRYLWKPAERFGVLDPTSAAKNYTHKKKTEEHLTQWACDHQQILVTGHTHRPMIGSPDSPYFNTGSCVHPHCITCIELESRCMTLVKWTTATREDMTLYITREILAGPVCIDDYHLEK
- a CDS encoding family 1 encapsulin nanocompartment shell protein, whose product is MSYLSRESSPLSEGLWEEIDAAVIKTARRTLVGRRFLHVFGPLGVGVETIAVDDIDEVQEVEHDGVITTSGRKFAEIPLIFEDFTLLARDLESVRKSGFPVDLSKTLMAAEACALKEDELIFWGNKELGYDGMLTTSGTQKIDKKDWSTGENAFTDIAAGLTALAEKGIYGTNSLILSLDLYMQLQRLQPGTGLLEIDRISKMLNGHVYPARALGSDKAILAASDEINMDLVVGQDMAAAYLEQKDLNHSFRILETVLPRFKRKQAIVVFD
- a CDS encoding demethoxyubiquinone hydroxylase family protein translates to MPAFANPFQGNVDRKMNKEELIQAIRLDIAGELEAIYLYDAHVQATDIEAAKKVLADIRGEEKAHVGELMTLLRTLDPQEADFFASGEEEVREMLEDLGITARTDEQSSDDTPSAETVGSLIE
- a CDS encoding glutaredoxin family protein — translated: MQELKLYYMDACPYCRKVLRYMEANDIDGVKLLDVDADPKNQDELMKFGGMDQVPMLLIDKKPLYESDDIIQWFEDSK
- a CDS encoding thioredoxin domain-containing protein, with product MNRLKKEKSPYLLQHASNPVDWYPWGTEAFAQAEKEDKPIFLSIGYSTCHWCHVMAHESFEDAEVAQLLNREFISIKVDREERPDIDAVYMAACQALTGAGGWPLTILMTADQKPFWTGTYLPKKSVYGRPGLMELLDSVRQQWRLNREKMISAGEEITAFLQASGSNSQMPPVNPDKALIYHAVQDLKDTFDERWGGFGNEPKFPIPHNIIFLLQYASYEKDSDALHIAEHTLRQMYRGGIFDHLGGGFSRYSTDKRWLVPHFEKMLYDNALLVSAYTEAFHITQDPFYAAVAKQTLRYVLRELTDSQGGFYCGQDADSDGIEGKYYLFTRQEIDAVLGKQKGSLISNWLGVTQQGNFEGKNILNLLNNPDYEKMPEDIESLCQKLYDYRLERTRLHKDDKILTSWNSLMIAAMAKAGWMLNEPACLQAAVRAQQFIKNALIGKNGRLMLRWRQGEAAHDGQLDDYAFYAYALLALYRATLQADYLQEAAEIAAQMWDLFWDENSGGFFLYSREGEQLISRPKETYDGALPSGNSVAAAVLEELSKLTGEVKWQDRSYRQICFLTGESRGYPSGHSMGLIAVAKALYPSRELICATAEKRAPEELTFFLCENSHPDLTVLLINKENMDKLIQAAPFIRDYPVPDDKTVYYLCKNGACNSPVDNLEALKEQFKSE